The genomic interval ATTTTAGCAGTAATGCTTGCAGGTTCTTCTATTGCAGTAGTAGGCGGTTTAAGTTTCTTAGGATTAATTGCCCCGCATATAGCGAGAACTATTGTCGGACATAAACATATCCATATTATTACGATGTCTGGTTTGGTAGGTGCAATTTTAATTATTGTCAGTGATACATTAGCACGCGGTATCCATCCTCCATTAGATATACCAGTCGGTGTCATTATTGCAATTGTCGGTGCACCTTATTTCATCTATGTATTAAGAAAAATGTAGTAAATATGCAGAATCGTTTCTCTCAATTGAGAAGCGGTTCTTTTTTTATGGAAATAGTGAGCTCTATGCAAAATGCATGTTTGCTTTTAAAAGAGGGAAGTTGTCTAAAAAGAGTGATAGCAACAATTAGAATCATTATCATTAAAACAAAAGTGTATTATAATTGTTGGTTTTATACATTTTTTTGTATTAATATTTATGTTTCTATTGCTAACTCTCTTAATTATGCTTATACTTATTTTAACGAGAGGGAGAAGGTTATGGAAAAATATACAAAATCACAAATTATAAAAGGACGTTTAAAATTCATTATTATGTCATTAATTGGGATTATGCTTTTCTTGATTCCAATACCGGTGACAGAAGATGGAAAGAAACAAACAACATTAACTGTTGCATTTTTAGCACATTGGTTAAAAGAAATTTTAGGCGGCTCTATGCCGTATATCTTGCTGATTGTTATTACACTTTCTGGATTGTTTACTTTATTATGTTCTACTATTTTAAAAAATCGCATCAATCCTGAAGGCTTAATGAATACCGTATTTAATGTTACACCAATTTGGTTGATAGTCAGATTGTTAGCTGTTGTGTTTGCATGGATGACATTCTTACATATCGGGACTAAAGTAATCTATTCAGATGATACAGGCAACTTGATTTTTTCTGATTTATTACCAACCTTATTGTCAGTATTTTTCTTTGCAGCATTATTTTTACCGCTACTATTAGAATTCGGTTTGTTAGAAATGCTTGGGCCGATATTCAGACCGGTCATGAGACCATTGTTCACATTGCCTGGACGATCTACTGTTGATAATTTAGCATCATTTATCGGTGATGGAACAGTAGGTGTAATTATTACAAGCCGTCAATATGAACAAGGCTTTTATTCTAGAAGAGAAGCAACGGTTATTGCGACTACTTTTAGTGTAGTATCATTAACTTTTGCAATTGTCGTAGCAGAAACAGTCGGAATGCAAAATCATTTCTTTTATTTCTATTTAACTGTAATCGTTTCTTGTTTAGTTGCTGCAGTAATTATGCCTAGAATTTGGCCATTACGTAGTGTACCTGATGAGTATGCAGTAGAAAATAGTGAGTACAGTAAAGATGAATCTAAACCAGAGGGTGTTTCTGCTGTGCGTCATGGTTTTAACTTAGCGACTGACAAAGGAATTAAAGCACCCGGCTTTGTAGATTTCTTTAAATCAGGATTAGGTACAGTAGTAGATATGTGGTTTGCAATTTTACCAGTTGTTATGACTATTGGTACATTAGCAACTATTATTGCGACTTATACGCCATTTTTTGAAATTATCGGCAAACCCTTCGTGCCATTATTGGAGTTATTGCAAATCCCTGAAGCAGGTCGTGCATCTGAAACAATGCTTGTCGGATTTGCAGATATGTTCCTACCGTCTATTTTAATTGACGGTGTGAAAAGCCAAATCACACTTTTTGTTGTAGGTGCGTTAAGTATCTCTCAACTGATTTATTTATCAGAAGTCGGCGGTGTTATCTTAGGATCTAAGATTCCTGTCAGTATCGGCAAGTTATTTGTAATCTTCTTACTTAGAACTATTATTGTTTTACCGATTATTGCCTTGATGGCACATTTATATTTCTAAAAAATAAGGAGGCACTCATTGATTTAGATGAGTGCACTCCTTTTTGTTTACTATTCTAATTTACCGAGTGCTGTAAGCACATGAGATTTTACAAGATTGCTGCCGATAATTGGTGATTCTTTCTTTTCTTTTTCATCCGATTCTTTTTTATCTGAACGTTGGTGTGCTTGTTTGAACGCATCACTATTCTTCCAATTTTCAAAGTCTTTTTCTGTATCCCACCAAGTTGTCACATACATTTCTTCAGTATCTGAGTTGTCATCTTCGATTAAAGAAACTTCAACACGATTAAATCCAGGCATTTCTTCTAACTTTGGATTAGAAGTGAAACGCGGCGCCATTTTTTCTGCAAATCCTTTTTTTACTTCAATTCTATTTGTAACGATATACATCATACATCGCCCCTTTATCTAAAATATTCTTTCTTTATTTTTACCCTAATTGTTAATAGATTAGAAGTAAAAAGCATACATAGTTCAGAAAAGTGTTTGTTGAAAAATTATTAGTGGTAAAAATTACAAAGTATGTGAAATGAAAAAGGAAAGGGGGAAATAATGGAGAAAAAAGAAGTCAGCATGGCTGAATTATTTTTCGATTTAGTATTTGTGTATGTTTTGTCTACTATCAATCAAACTGTTCAACATGTTTCTCAATCATTAGTAAGTTTTGAAAGTTTAGGAAAAAACTTAGTACTATTTTTAGTATTTTATTCGATT from Staphylococcus condimenti carries:
- a CDS encoding YjiH family protein, translating into MEKYTKSQIIKGRLKFIIMSLIGIMLFLIPIPVTEDGKKQTTLTVAFLAHWLKEILGGSMPYILLIVITLSGLFTLLCSTILKNRINPEGLMNTVFNVTPIWLIVRLLAVVFAWMTFLHIGTKVIYSDDTGNLIFSDLLPTLLSVFFFAALFLPLLLEFGLLEMLGPIFRPVMRPLFTLPGRSTVDNLASFIGDGTVGVIITSRQYEQGFYSRREATVIATTFSVVSLTFAIVVAETVGMQNHFFYFYLTVIVSCLVAAVIMPRIWPLRSVPDEYAVENSEYSKDESKPEGVSAVRHGFNLATDKGIKAPGFVDFFKSGLGTVVDMWFAILPVVMTIGTLATIIATYTPFFEIIGKPFVPLLELLQIPEAGRASETMLVGFADMFLPSILIDGVKSQITLFVVGALSISQLIYLSEVGGVILGSKIPVSIGKLFVIFLLRTIIVLPIIALMAHLYF
- a CDS encoding heme oxygenase — translated: MYIVTNRIEVKKGFAEKMAPRFTSNPKLEEMPGFNRVEVSLIEDDNSDTEEMYVTTWWDTEKDFENWKNSDAFKQAHQRSDKKESDEKEKKESPIIGSNLVKSHVLTALGKLE